A single Stutzerimonas stutzeri DNA region contains:
- a CDS encoding DUF72 domain-containing protein produces MAAIHIGISGWRYAPWRGDFYPKGLTQKNELKFASRAVSSIEINGSFYSLQRPELYAGWYDETPKGFVFSVKAPRYITHILRLRDVEKPIANFLASGVLALKEKLGPMLWQFPPSFKFDPERFEAFLALLPHDTEAALEMAKGCEPRMEGRSYLQIDRKRRLRHAVEIRHEGFVDPAFVALLRKYNVALVVADTAGKWPYREDLTSDFVYIRLHGAEELYTSGYSEEALDNWCQRITRWNTGRQPDDAHLISSDKPPSRKGREVYCYFDNDVKVRAPYDARQLLRRLGLEENLETTPGHLEGALV; encoded by the coding sequence ATGGCGGCCATCCATATCGGGATATCGGGCTGGCGGTACGCACCCTGGCGAGGTGACTTCTATCCCAAGGGGCTGACCCAGAAGAACGAACTGAAGTTCGCCTCGCGCGCGGTGAGCAGTATCGAGATCAACGGCTCCTTTTACTCGCTGCAACGGCCCGAACTGTATGCGGGCTGGTACGACGAGACGCCCAAGGGCTTCGTCTTCAGCGTCAAGGCGCCGCGCTATATCACGCACATCCTGCGGTTGCGCGATGTCGAGAAGCCCATTGCCAACTTCCTCGCCTCTGGCGTCCTTGCGCTCAAGGAAAAGCTCGGGCCGATGCTCTGGCAATTCCCACCTTCGTTCAAATTCGACCCGGAACGCTTCGAAGCCTTTCTCGCGCTGCTGCCACACGATACCGAGGCCGCACTGGAGATGGCCAAGGGCTGCGAGCCGCGCATGGAGGGTCGCAGCTATCTGCAGATCGATCGCAAGCGTCGGCTGCGACATGCCGTGGAGATACGCCACGAAGGCTTCGTCGACCCCGCGTTCGTCGCACTGTTGCGCAAATACAACGTCGCCCTGGTAGTCGCCGACACGGCCGGCAAATGGCCCTACCGGGAAGACCTGACCAGCGATTTCGTCTACATCCGCCTGCACGGCGCCGAAGAACTCTATACCAGCGGCTACAGCGAAGAGGCGCTGGACAACTGGTGTCAGCGGATCACGCGCTGGAACACCGGCCGACAGCCCGACGACGCCCACCTCATTTCGAGCGACAAGCCGCCGTCGCGCAAGGGGCGCGAGGTGTACTGCTATTTCGACAACGACGTGAAGGTCCGAGCGCCCTACGATGCGCGACAGCTGTTGCGCCGGCTCGGGCTGGAGGAAAACCTGGAGACCACTCCGGGCCATCTGGAAGGAGCATTGGTTTGA
- a CDS encoding DODA-type extradiol aromatic ring-opening family dioxygenase encodes MTPQLGHPIMPVRMPTLFVPHGAGPCFFMEWNPADAWARMAAFLEGVATTLPQRPQAIVVVSGHWLERQVMVTANAQPPLIYDYTGFPPHTYELRYPAPGDPGLATRLLQLLEQAGIAAAADHQRGYDHGVFIPLKLMYPEADVPVVQLSLRRDLDAQAHLDIGHAIAPLRDEGVLIVGSGMSFHNMRGYGDPLFGPISDEFDHWLSDAVAASPARRDALLAQWQAAPSARLCHPPRAEEHLLPLMVAAGAAADSAGRQVFSDRVMQTTLSAYRFG; translated from the coding sequence ATGACCCCTCAGCTCGGCCACCCCATCATGCCGGTACGGATGCCGACCCTGTTCGTACCGCACGGCGCCGGCCCTTGTTTTTTCATGGAATGGAACCCGGCCGATGCCTGGGCGCGGATGGCTGCCTTCCTCGAAGGTGTTGCCACGACACTGCCGCAACGTCCGCAGGCCATCGTGGTGGTTTCCGGCCACTGGCTGGAGCGGCAGGTCATGGTCACCGCCAACGCCCAGCCGCCGCTGATCTACGATTACACCGGTTTTCCGCCGCATACCTATGAGCTGCGTTACCCGGCGCCAGGCGATCCCGGGTTGGCGACACGTCTGCTCCAATTGCTTGAACAGGCCGGAATTGCCGCAGCAGCGGACCATCAGCGTGGTTACGATCATGGCGTCTTCATCCCGCTGAAACTGATGTATCCAGAGGCCGATGTGCCAGTGGTCCAGTTGTCATTGCGCCGCGACCTGGACGCCCAGGCTCACCTCGACATCGGCCACGCCATCGCGCCTTTACGTGACGAAGGCGTGCTGATCGTCGGCAGCGGCATGAGTTTCCACAACATGCGGGGCTATGGCGACCCGCTTTTCGGCCCGATCTCCGACGAGTTCGACCACTGGTTGAGCGATGCGGTCGCGGCCTCGCCCGCGCGGCGCGACGCCTTGCTCGCGCAATGGCAGGCAGCCCCGTCTGCGCGGCTTTGCCATCCGCCGAGGGCCGAAGAGCACTTGCTGCCGCTGATGGTGGCGGCCGGTGCCGCTGCGGACAGCGCGGGGCGTCAGGTTTTCTCCGACAGAGTCATGCAAACGACCCTGTCGGCCTATCGATTCGGTTGA
- the glgX gene encoding glycogen debranching protein GlgX, whose product MSKKTPAAPQILTPSRIREGLPFPLGATWDGLGVNFAIFSANATKVELCLFDADGETELERIELPEYTDEIWHGYLPDAHPGQVYGYRVHGPYEPEAGHRFNPNKLLIDPYAKQLVGELKWSEALFGYTIGHPDADLSFDERDSAPFVPKCKIIDPAFTWGHDRPVQVPWDRTIIYETHVRGFTMRHPSVPEDMRGTFAGFKSADVIDYVRKLGVSSVEFLPIHAFVQDQHLLEKGMSNYWGYNSIAFFAPHPKYLASGKISEFKEMVAHLHNADLEVILDVVYNHTAEGNELGPTLSMRGIDNASYYRLMPDEKRYYINDSGTGNTLDMSHPCVVQMVTDSLRYWAEEMHVDGFRFDLATILGRQHEGYDERHGFLVACRQDPVLAKTKLIAEPWDCGPGGYQVGGFPPGWAEWNDQFRDTVRAFWRGDDGQLADFASRLTGSGDLFNQRGRRPFSSVNFITAHDGFTLRDLVSYNEKHNEDNDEDNRDGSDNNISWNHGVEGPTDDPEINELRFRQMRNFFGTLLFSQGTPMIVAGDEFARTQHGNNNAYCQDSEIGWVDWDIPEESRSLQAFVRKLIRLRQRYPMLRRGRFLVGAYNEELGVKDVTWLAPHAEEMTVEHWQEGHNRCMGMLLDGRAQPTGIRRAGSDATLLIIVNAHHDIVNFTLPEVPQGIYWNRLIDTNNPNARLERFEFSDEYALTGRSLLLFELVKEEE is encoded by the coding sequence ATGAGCAAGAAAACACCTGCAGCGCCTCAGATTCTGACGCCTTCACGGATTCGTGAAGGGCTTCCCTTCCCGCTTGGTGCCACTTGGGACGGGTTGGGCGTGAACTTCGCGATCTTCTCCGCGAACGCTACCAAGGTCGAGCTGTGCCTGTTCGATGCCGATGGCGAAACCGAGCTCGAACGGATCGAGCTGCCCGAATACACCGACGAGATCTGGCACGGCTACCTGCCCGATGCGCATCCCGGACAGGTCTACGGTTACCGTGTCCATGGTCCCTACGAGCCGGAGGCCGGTCATCGCTTCAACCCCAACAAGCTGTTGATCGACCCATACGCCAAACAATTGGTGGGCGAACTGAAGTGGTCCGAGGCGCTGTTTGGCTACACCATCGGCCACCCCGACGCGGACCTGAGCTTCGACGAGCGCGACAGCGCGCCTTTCGTGCCCAAGTGCAAGATCATCGATCCGGCGTTCACCTGGGGACATGATCGCCCGGTACAGGTCCCCTGGGATCGCACCATCATCTACGAGACCCACGTACGCGGGTTCACCATGCGGCACCCTTCGGTGCCCGAAGACATGCGCGGCACCTTCGCTGGCTTCAAGTCAGCGGACGTGATCGATTACGTGCGCAAGCTCGGCGTGTCATCGGTCGAGTTCCTGCCAATCCACGCCTTCGTCCAGGATCAGCACCTGCTGGAAAAGGGCATGAGCAACTACTGGGGCTACAACAGCATCGCCTTCTTCGCGCCCCACCCCAAATACCTGGCGAGCGGCAAGATCAGTGAATTCAAGGAAATGGTCGCGCACCTGCACAACGCCGATCTGGAAGTCATTCTCGACGTGGTCTACAACCACACCGCCGAAGGCAACGAACTGGGGCCGACCCTCTCGATGAGGGGCATCGACAATGCCTCGTACTACCGGTTGATGCCGGATGAAAAGCGCTACTACATCAACGATTCCGGCACCGGCAACACGCTGGACATGAGCCACCCCTGCGTGGTGCAGATGGTCACCGATTCGCTGCGCTACTGGGCCGAAGAAATGCACGTGGACGGCTTCCGCTTCGACCTGGCAACCATCCTCGGGCGACAGCACGAAGGCTATGACGAGCGCCACGGATTCCTGGTCGCCTGTCGCCAGGACCCGGTACTGGCCAAGACCAAGTTGATCGCCGAACCCTGGGATTGCGGTCCCGGCGGCTATCAGGTGGGTGGCTTCCCACCGGGCTGGGCGGAATGGAACGATCAGTTCCGCGACACCGTCCGCGCCTTCTGGCGAGGCGACGACGGGCAATTGGCCGATTTCGCCAGCCGCCTGACCGGCTCCGGCGACCTGTTCAATCAGCGCGGCCGGCGGCCCTTCAGTTCGGTCAACTTCATCACCGCCCATGACGGCTTCACCCTCAGGGACCTGGTCTCGTACAACGAGAAGCACAACGAAGACAACGACGAAGACAACCGCGACGGCAGCGACAACAACATCTCCTGGAACCATGGCGTCGAGGGGCCGACCGACGATCCGGAGATCAACGAGTTGCGCTTCCGTCAGATGCGCAACTTCTTCGGCACGCTGCTGTTCTCTCAGGGCACGCCGATGATCGTAGCCGGAGACGAGTTCGCACGTACCCAGCACGGCAACAACAATGCCTACTGCCAGGACAGCGAAATCGGCTGGGTGGACTGGGACATTCCAGAAGAGAGTCGCTCGTTGCAGGCTTTCGTGCGCAAGCTGATCCGTCTCCGCCAGCGCTACCCCATGCTGCGGCGCGGACGCTTCCTGGTCGGTGCCTACAATGAGGAACTGGGCGTCAAGGACGTCACCTGGCTGGCTCCGCACGCCGAGGAAATGACCGTCGAGCACTGGCAGGAGGGTCATAACCGCTGCATGGGCATGCTGCTCGATGGCCGCGCGCAACCGACGGGCATACGTCGGGCAGGCTCGGACGCGACGCTGCTGATCATCGTCAACGCCCACCACGACATCGTGAATTTCACCTTGCCGGAGGTGCCACAAGGGATCTACTGGAACCGCCTGATCGACACCAACAACCCCAACGCGCGGCTCGAGCGGTTCGAGTTCAGCGATGAATACGCGCTGACCGGCCGTTCGTTGCTGCTGTTCGAACTGGTCAAGGAAGAGGAATAA
- the clsB gene encoding cardiolipin synthase ClsB produces MNFHWRDGNRLQLLENGEEFFPAVFEAIAAAEKEVLLETFIFFKDKVGQELQKVLIAAAERGVSVDVTVDGYGSADLNGDFAAAMARAGVRIHMFDPGKRLLGKRVNVFRRMHRKIVVVDGNVAFIGGINFSADHLGDYGPAAKQDYALRVEGPVVHDIHRFALSTIEAEPSNRRWWHRRVRTQSNGYVGVSRGEARALFVTRDNHDHRNDIEQHYLQAIRDARSRLVIANAYFFPGYRVLREIRNAARRGVRVRLILQGQPDMPIAKFGARMLYNYLISDGVEIHEYCRRPLHGKVALADYEWSTVGSSNLDPLSLSLNLEANLIIRDHAFNRQLHENLDRLLQQDCRRIPLERIIRGYWWRAPLAFFIFHFLRHFPQLVGLFPAHRPKLQLIDPEPLEPNPAPLQRDHQ; encoded by the coding sequence ATGAATTTTCACTGGAGAGACGGGAATCGTCTTCAGTTGCTGGAAAACGGCGAGGAGTTCTTCCCTGCCGTGTTCGAGGCCATTGCGGCCGCTGAAAAGGAAGTCCTGCTGGAAACCTTCATTTTCTTCAAAGACAAGGTTGGCCAGGAACTGCAAAAGGTCCTGATCGCAGCGGCCGAGCGCGGCGTCAGTGTCGATGTCACGGTGGACGGCTATGGCTCGGCAGACCTGAACGGAGACTTCGCCGCGGCGATGGCGCGAGCCGGGGTTCGCATTCACATGTTCGACCCTGGCAAACGGCTGCTTGGCAAGCGCGTCAATGTATTCCGACGCATGCACCGCAAGATCGTGGTGGTAGACGGTAATGTCGCCTTTATCGGCGGGATCAACTTCTCAGCCGATCACTTGGGCGATTACGGCCCGGCGGCCAAGCAGGATTACGCGCTGCGGGTCGAAGGTCCGGTGGTGCACGACATTCACCGCTTCGCCCTCAGCACCATCGAAGCGGAACCATCGAACCGTCGCTGGTGGCACCGTCGGGTGCGCACGCAGAGCAACGGCTACGTCGGTGTCAGCCGAGGCGAGGCTCGGGCACTGTTCGTCACGCGCGACAACCACGACCACCGCAACGACATCGAGCAACACTACCTGCAGGCCATCCGGGACGCGCGCTCTCGGCTGGTGATCGCCAACGCCTACTTCTTTCCTGGCTATCGGGTGCTGCGGGAAATCCGTAACGCGGCCCGTCGTGGTGTGCGGGTGCGGCTGATCCTGCAGGGCCAGCCAGACATGCCAATCGCCAAGTTCGGCGCGCGCATGCTCTACAACTATCTGATCAGCGATGGCGTGGAGATTCACGAATACTGCCGTCGACCGTTGCACGGCAAGGTCGCCCTGGCCGACTACGAATGGTCGACGGTGGGTTCGAGCAATCTCGACCCGCTGAGCCTTTCGCTCAATCTGGAGGCGAACCTGATCATTCGCGATCACGCCTTCAACCGACAACTGCACGAAAACCTGGACCGGTTGCTGCAGCAGGACTGCCGCCGCATTCCGTTGGAACGCATCATTCGCGGCTACTGGTGGCGAGCGCCGCTGGCGTTTTTCATCTTTCACTTCCTGCGCCATTTCCCGCAGCTGGTCGGCCTGTTCCCGGCCCACCGTCCCAAGCTGCAGCTCATCGACCCGGAGCCGCTTGAGCCCAACCCGGCCCCTTTGCAACGAGATCATCAATGA
- a CDS encoding M23 family metallopeptidase, whose protein sequence is MASTRLIISLALLFFCCAPALPVLAAGAITNATLPATKPGSVRLFVNRAGSGKAMDVRNDMDVPVEVVLRLTRMVNVAGVGKGVIRTTVPARTRMRIATLHKRQPSYPLMYQQSFSYSMIYSPEPGKKGSVGGYAYALPWKGGPFRISQGAGGDFSHNSPKGRYAVDVAMPVGTPIVAARTGTVMDVRNGQAGRLPDPAGNYVRIAHDDGTHSAYLHLKRGSVLVKAGQRVKAGTLLGQSGNTGRSTGPHLHFVVQKAYGDSMVSIPFRFAQPVDTLPNFARNDR, encoded by the coding sequence ATGGCTTCGACCCGGCTGATCATTTCACTTGCTCTGCTGTTCTTCTGCTGCGCGCCTGCACTGCCTGTGCTGGCTGCGGGTGCCATTACCAACGCGACGCTTCCCGCCACCAAACCTGGCAGCGTTCGGCTGTTCGTCAATCGCGCAGGTTCCGGCAAGGCGATGGACGTACGCAACGACATGGATGTGCCGGTCGAAGTGGTGTTGCGCCTGACCCGGATGGTCAACGTGGCTGGCGTTGGCAAGGGCGTGATCCGCACCACCGTACCCGCGCGAACCCGCATGCGCATCGCCACGCTGCACAAGCGCCAGCCAAGCTACCCGTTGATGTATCAGCAGTCGTTCAGCTATTCGATGATCTACTCGCCGGAGCCGGGGAAAAAGGGCTCGGTAGGCGGTTACGCCTATGCGCTGCCCTGGAAAGGCGGACCGTTCCGTATCTCCCAGGGCGCCGGTGGCGATTTCAGCCACAATTCGCCGAAAGGCCGCTACGCCGTCGATGTGGCGATGCCGGTGGGCACGCCGATCGTTGCGGCGCGCACGGGCACGGTAATGGACGTGCGTAATGGGCAGGCCGGGCGCCTGCCCGACCCGGCCGGCAACTATGTCCGGATTGCCCATGACGACGGCACGCACAGCGCTTACCTGCACCTCAAGCGCGGCTCGGTCCTTGTGAAAGCGGGACAGCGGGTCAAGGCCGGCACGCTGCTCGGCCAGTCAGGGAATACCGGGCGCAGCACCGGGCCGCACCTGCATTTCGTGGTGCAGAAGGCCTATGGCGATTCGATGGTATCGATCCCTTTCCGCTTCGCCCAACCGGTCGACACGTTACCGAACTTCGCGCGCAACGACCGCTGA
- a CDS encoding LysR family transcriptional regulator, whose product MLDRITGMRVFTRAASAGSLSAAARHFGISPAMATKHVDALESRLGVKLFHRSTRRLALTAAGSNYLEACLRILPEIDEAEASIASQRIDAAGLLRMNVPLSFGTRFIAPLMPAFSQRHPAVKVELGLTDSQVDLIEGSWDMAVRIGRLSDSPLQARRLADCPMRVCASPGYLALHGAPRRVSELSRHNCLGYSLSSLQGGREWAFGPAGEFRVPIQGNLIANNGAALVAAAVGDQGLIYQPQFIVAAALSRGELVMLELDQPPLGLGGIHVVYPPDRRPPAKVRAMIDYLVEAFSGELPWDAPRT is encoded by the coding sequence ATGCTTGACCGAATCACTGGAATGCGCGTGTTCACCCGTGCCGCCAGCGCCGGCAGCCTCTCGGCGGCAGCGCGCCATTTTGGGATTTCACCCGCCATGGCGACCAAACATGTCGATGCGCTGGAAAGCCGCCTGGGCGTCAAGCTGTTCCACCGCAGTACCCGGCGCCTGGCCCTCACAGCCGCCGGTAGCAACTATCTGGAGGCGTGCCTGCGCATCCTCCCGGAAATCGACGAAGCCGAAGCGAGCATCGCGTCGCAGCGGATCGACGCGGCGGGCCTGCTGCGCATGAACGTGCCGCTGTCGTTCGGGACTCGCTTCATCGCCCCGCTGATGCCGGCATTCAGCCAACGCCACCCTGCGGTCAAGGTGGAGCTGGGCCTTACCGATAGCCAGGTCGATCTCATCGAAGGCAGCTGGGACATGGCCGTTCGCATAGGCCGTCTCAGCGACAGCCCGCTGCAGGCCAGGCGGCTGGCGGATTGTCCAATGCGAGTGTGCGCCTCGCCTGGCTACCTGGCGCTGCATGGCGCGCCGCGACGGGTCAGCGAACTTTCCCGGCACAACTGCCTGGGGTACAGCCTCTCCAGCCTGCAAGGCGGCCGGGAATGGGCGTTCGGTCCTGCCGGTGAGTTTCGCGTGCCGATCCAGGGCAACCTGATCGCGAACAATGGTGCAGCCCTGGTGGCCGCCGCGGTGGGCGACCAAGGGCTGATCTATCAACCGCAGTTCATCGTCGCCGCCGCGCTGAGCCGTGGCGAACTGGTGATGCTGGAGCTGGATCAACCGCCGCTCGGTCTGGGCGGCATCCATGTGGTCTACCCGCCCGATCGGCGACCTCCGGCGAAGGTGCGTGCCATGATCGACTACCTTGTCGAAGCCTTCTCCGGTGAGTTGCCCTGGGACGCGCCCCGCACCTGA
- a CDS encoding endonuclease/exonuclease/phosphatase family protein has product MNLDKNHPLDSSDLDAHMSTAVNAVRLLTVNTHKGFTALNRRFILPELREAVRAVSADIVFLQEVLGTHEKHALRFHDWPKMSQYEFLADSIWTDFAYGRNAVYPDGDHGNALLSKFPITRYENLDISIAGPERRGLLHSVLQVPGHEEFHAICVHLGLRESHRQQQLGLLCELLDSLAEDAPVVVAGDFNDWRLKGARILDRCAGMHEVFAVSQGKVAKTFPARWPMLRLDRIYVRNATSHKARILGNKPWTHLSDHLPLAVEIHL; this is encoded by the coding sequence TTGAACCTGGACAAGAATCACCCCCTCGACAGCAGCGATCTGGACGCTCATATGTCCACTGCGGTCAACGCGGTTCGCCTGCTGACCGTCAATACTCACAAGGGATTCACCGCGCTCAACCGGCGTTTCATTCTTCCGGAGTTGCGCGAAGCGGTCAGGGCTGTATCGGCCGATATCGTGTTCCTGCAAGAAGTGCTGGGAACGCACGAGAAACACGCCCTGCGCTTTCACGACTGGCCCAAGATGTCCCAGTACGAGTTTCTCGCCGACAGCATCTGGACCGATTTCGCCTATGGCCGCAACGCCGTCTACCCGGACGGCGACCATGGGAACGCCTTGCTGTCCAAGTTCCCGATCACGCGCTACGAGAATCTCGACATCTCCATTGCCGGGCCCGAGCGCCGTGGCTTGCTGCACAGTGTGCTGCAAGTGCCTGGGCACGAAGAATTTCACGCCATCTGCGTGCATCTGGGACTGCGCGAATCCCATCGCCAGCAGCAGTTGGGCCTGTTGTGCGAGTTACTCGATTCACTGGCCGAGGATGCCCCGGTTGTCGTGGCGGGCGACTTCAACGACTGGCGACTCAAAGGCGCCCGGATACTGGACCGCTGCGCCGGTATGCACGAAGTGTTCGCCGTCTCCCAGGGCAAGGTCGCCAAGACCTTCCCGGCGCGCTGGCCGATGCTGCGCCTGGATCGCATCTATGTGCGCAATGCCACGAGCCATAAAGCACGCATACTTGGTAACAAACCCTGGACGCACTTGTCCGATCATCTGCCCTTGGCGGTGGAGATACACCTATGA
- a CDS encoding DUF2934 domain-containing protein, with protein sequence MNKDEQRIREFAYDIWVSEGRPDGQEERHWEMACKLVEAEKKAPSEKPASRARKTATKPTDAMPAEKAAKPVKAAKDATQPKDVKPAKAASAAKGSARPKAKAGTDAAEGTPEGVKKTRAPRARKDS encoded by the coding sequence ATGAATAAAGACGAGCAACGCATCCGCGAATTCGCGTACGACATCTGGGTATCGGAGGGGCGCCCTGATGGCCAGGAAGAACGCCATTGGGAAATGGCGTGCAAGCTGGTCGAGGCGGAGAAGAAAGCGCCGTCCGAAAAACCCGCCAGTCGCGCACGCAAAACGGCCACCAAGCCAACCGATGCGATGCCCGCCGAAAAAGCCGCCAAACCAGTCAAGGCCGCAAAAGACGCCACGCAGCCCAAGGACGTCAAGCCGGCCAAGGCAGCCAGTGCGGCCAAAGGCAGCGCGCGGCCAAAAGCCAAGGCAGGCACCGACGCCGCCGAAGGCACCCCGGAAGGTGTGAAGAAAACCCGCGCGCCCCGCGCCAGGAAGGACAGCTGA
- a CDS encoding DUF2218 domain-containing protein gives MLVSTVQIETSDPSRLIRRLCKHWSHKFEVSFDERQGQIALGDAQCLLTAGEGSLTAQIRTEDEAQLERMETVVADHLQRMSADESFSFAWRR, from the coding sequence ATGCTCGTTTCTACCGTACAGATCGAAACATCCGACCCGAGCCGCCTGATCCGTCGGCTCTGCAAACACTGGAGCCACAAGTTCGAGGTCAGCTTCGACGAGCGGCAGGGCCAGATCGCGCTGGGCGATGCTCAATGCCTGCTGACGGCGGGCGAGGGGAGCCTGACGGCGCAAATTCGTACCGAAGACGAGGCGCAGCTGGAACGGATGGAAACCGTCGTGGCCGACCATCTCCAGCGAATGTCCGCGGACGAGTCCTTCAGCTTCGCTTGGCGGCGCTGA
- a CDS encoding zinc-dependent alcohol dehydrogenase — MKAVVYHGVGDIRLEDVAEPRIEASTDAIVRITASAICGTDLHFVRGTVSGMKPGTILGHEAVGIVEELGEDVRNLQIGDRVVIPSTIACGNCSYCRSGYFAQCDVANPNGKQAGTSFYGGPSTTGPFHGLQAEKARIPFANIGLVKLPADVSDDQAILLSDIFPTGYFGAEMAEIRPGDTVAVFGCGPVGQFAIASAKLLGAGRVFAIDQFEDRLRMAQHQGAEIIDFNREDPVETLRRLTAGIGVDRAIDAVGIDAEQGCCGGKPADGAQPSQGAQWQPGNGPAQALEWAVQGLAKAGTLSIIGVYPPEATSFPIGMAMNKNITMNMGNCHHRKYIPRLIEMIQARRIDPSKILTQVKPMTDAIAAFEAFDRRERGWIKVELQPQRTHSAAVGSEENVIDKAVADTFPASDPTSMQSPGR; from the coding sequence ATGAAAGCTGTCGTTTATCACGGTGTTGGCGATATCCGCCTTGAAGACGTAGCCGAACCACGCATCGAGGCATCCACCGACGCGATCGTTCGCATCACCGCCTCCGCCATCTGCGGAACCGATCTGCACTTCGTTCGCGGCACCGTCAGCGGAATGAAGCCAGGCACCATTCTCGGTCATGAAGCCGTCGGTATCGTGGAAGAATTGGGCGAGGATGTCCGCAACCTGCAGATCGGCGATCGCGTGGTCATTCCCTCGACCATCGCTTGCGGCAACTGCTCTTACTGCCGTTCCGGCTATTTCGCGCAATGCGACGTCGCCAATCCGAATGGCAAGCAGGCCGGTACGTCTTTCTATGGCGGCCCCTCGACCACCGGGCCCTTTCATGGTCTGCAGGCCGAAAAAGCGCGTATTCCCTTTGCCAATATCGGTCTGGTCAAGCTGCCCGCGGACGTCAGCGATGACCAGGCCATTCTGCTGTCCGATATTTTCCCTACTGGCTATTTCGGCGCCGAAATGGCCGAGATTCGCCCCGGCGATACGGTCGCGGTATTTGGCTGCGGCCCGGTCGGCCAGTTCGCCATTGCCAGTGCCAAGCTGCTGGGTGCCGGGCGCGTCTTTGCCATCGACCAGTTCGAGGATCGCCTGCGCATGGCTCAGCACCAGGGCGCGGAGATCATCGATTTCAATCGAGAGGACCCGGTGGAAACATTGAGGCGGCTGACCGCGGGTATCGGCGTCGACCGGGCCATCGATGCTGTCGGTATCGATGCCGAACAGGGTTGTTGCGGTGGCAAGCCGGCCGATGGCGCACAACCGAGCCAAGGCGCTCAGTGGCAGCCAGGCAACGGCCCGGCTCAGGCGCTGGAATGGGCCGTACAGGGCCTGGCCAAGGCCGGGACGCTGTCCATCATCGGGGTCTATCCGCCTGAGGCGACGAGCTTTCCCATCGGCATGGCGATGAACAAGAACATCACCATGAACATGGGCAACTGCCATCACCGCAAATACATTCCGCGGCTGATCGAGATGATCCAGGCGCGTCGCATCGACCCGTCGAAAATCCTCACGCAGGTCAAGCCGATGACCGACGCGATTGCGGCCTTCGAGGCATTCGACCGGCGCGAGCGCGGCTGGATCAAGGTGGAACTGCAGCCACAACGCACTCACTCGGCAGCGGTCGGGTCGGAGGAGAACGTGATCGACAAGGCGGTTGCCGACACCTTCCCTGCCAGCGATCCGACCAGCATGCAGAGCCCCGGCAGGTAA